A stretch of the Lolium perenne isolate Kyuss_39 chromosome 3, Kyuss_2.0, whole genome shotgun sequence genome encodes the following:
- the LOC127343004 gene encoding S-type anion channel SLAH2, translating to MELGRDVQIRMASQLNEQSSRESLPSLFIQVPSRTIAGFDCVGHDTVITIPAPATPPPVAAVPAYDDAHIPYALSLSMPASPSGFHLSQLRTASSVRRDEAPAVTKPAGREAEASSPRLLKQTRFHSQPILHASKLLNEPPRRADTTRDKRFDPFKTFSGRLERQLSNLRGHPIDLHSPDSNISEETDQVPGTDRYFDALEGPELDTLRSTEVAVLPSDEKWPFLLRFPISAFGMVLGVSSQAILWKALATAPPTAFLHVSLTVAHVLWYVSLALMGLVSCIYLIKVVFYFEAVRREFYHPIRANFFFAPWIACLFLVQGAPIEMTQVHHGVWYLLMAPIFCLELKIYGQWMSGGQRRLSKVANPSNHLSIVGNFVGALLGAKMGLREGPIFFFAVGLAHYIVLFVTLYQRLPTNVTLPKELHPVFFLFVAAPSVASMAWAKINGKFDNGARVAYFIALFLYMSLAVRINFFRGFRFSLAWWAYTFPMTGASIATITYATEVTNLLTRTLSIGLSGIATVTVAGLLVTTMFHVFVLRDLFPNDVSIAITRRKPKFSKILAHFRSSSSDMKDLVLSVSKSPNSDSDSTTETSVTKGKAEP from the exons ATGGAGTTGGGAAGAGACGTGCAGATCAGAATGGCCTCCCAGCTCAACGAGCAGTCCTCCAGAGAATCCCTCCCGTCGCTGTTCATCCAGGTCCCGTCGCGGACGATAGCCGGCTTCGACTGCGTTGGCCACGACACCGTCATCACCATCCCGGCGCCGGCAACCCCGCCACCGGTTGCCGCCGTGCCCGCCTACGACGACGCGCACATACCCTACGCCCTCTCGCTCAGCATGCCGGCCTCGCCGTCGGGGTTCCACCTCTCGCAGTTAAGGACGGCGTCGTCCGTGCGCCGCGACGAGGCTCCTGCCGTGACCAAGCCGGCCGGGCGGGAGGCCGAGGCGAGCTCCCCGCGGCTACTGAAGCAGACGCGGTTCCACTCGCAGCCCATCCTCCACGCGTCCAAGCTGCTGAACGAACCGCCGCGGCGGGCCGACACCACGCGCGACAAGCGGTTCGACCCCTTCAAGACCTTCTCCGGCCGCCTCGAGCGGCAGCTCTCCAACCTGCGTGGTCACCCCATCGACCTCCACTCCCCCGACTCCAACATATCCGAGGAGACCGACCAGGTTCCGGGCACCGACCGATACTTTGACGCCCTCGAAGGGCCCGAGCTCGACACTCTCAGG TCGACGGAGGTGGCGGTGCTGCCGAGCGACGAGAAGTGGCCCTTCCTGCTGCGGTTCCCTATCAGCGCCTTCGGGATGGTGCTCGGCGTCAGCAGCCAGGCAATCCTGTGGAAGGCGCTGGCGACGGCGCCGCCGACGGCGTTCCTCCACGTCAGCCTCACGGTGGCGCACGTGTTGTGGTACGTCTCGCTGGCCCTGATGGGGCTCGTCTCCTGCATCTACCTGATCAAGGTCGTCTTCTACTTCGAGGCCGTCCGCCGCGAGTTCTACCACCCGATCCGCGCCAACTTCTTCTTCGCGCCGTGGATCGCCTGCCTCTTCCTCGTGCAGGGCGCGCCGATAGAGATGACCCAGGTGCACCACGGCGTCTGGTACCTGCTCATGGCGCCCATCTTCTGCCTGGAGCTCAAGATCTACGGCCAGTGGATGTCCGGAGGCCAGCGCCGGCTGTCCAAGGTGGCCAACCCGTCCAACCACCTCTCCATCGTCGGCAACTTCGTCGGCGCGTTGCTCGGCGCCAAGATGGGCCTCCGCGAGGGCCCCATCTTCTTCTTCGCCGTCGGCCTCGCACACTACATCGTCCTCTTCGTCACGCTCTACCAGCGCCTCCCTACCAACGTCACGCTCCCCAAGGAACTTCACCcggtcttcttcctcttcgtcgccgCGCCCAGCGTTGCATCCATGGCCTGGGCAAAGATTAATGGCAAGTTCGACAACGGCGCCCGGGTAGCATACTTCATCGCGCTCTTCCTCTACATGTCACTGGCTGTGCGCATCAACTTCTTCAGAGGATtccggttctcgctggcttggtgggCCTACACCTTCCCGATGACTGGCGCGTCCATCGCGACCATCACGTACGCCACGGAGGTGACCAACTTGCTGACGCGGACGCTCTCGATCGGGCTCTCGGGCATCGCCACCGTCACCGTCGCCGGCCTGCTGGTGACCACCATGTTCCACGTCTTCGTGCTCAGGGACCTCTTCCCCAACGACGTCTCCATCGCCATCACCCGGAGGAAGCCCAAGTTCAGCAAGATTCTCGCGCACTTCCGCTCCTCCAGCTCCGACATGAAGGACCTCGTGCTCTCCGTCTCCAAGTCACCCAACTCCGACTCCGACTCCACCACAGAGACATCGGTGACCAAAGGCAAAGCAGAGCCTTAG